From Brassica oleracea var. oleracea cultivar TO1000 chromosome C3, BOL, whole genome shotgun sequence, a single genomic window includes:
- the LOC106330621 gene encoding uncharacterized mitochondrial protein AtMg00820-like, producing MSLDTSYIPRTYEEEMKDKEWRDSVADEADAMIKNGTWYESELPKGKKAVSCKWIFTIKYLPDGTIDRKKTRLVARGFTQTYGEDYIDTFALVAKLHTIRIILSIATNLGWDL from the coding sequence ATGAGTTTGGATACAAGCTACATACCAAGGACCTATGAGGAGGAAATGAAAGATAAAGAGTGGAGAGACTCAGTTGCGGATGAGGCTGATGCTATGATTAAGAATGGAACCTGGTATGAGAGTGAGCTGCCTAAAGGGAAGAAGGCAGTATCATGTAAATGGATATTTACAATCAAGTATCTACCTGATGGGACAATTGATAGGAAGAAGACAAGACTTGTGGCTAGAGGGTTTACTCAAACCTATGGGGAAGATTACATTGATACTTTTGCACTAGTGGCTAAGCTTCACACCATCAGAATCATTTTGTCCATTGCCACCAACCTTGGATGGGACTTATGA